The genomic stretch CTGCTGTTACAGTGCACAAGAATATGGTTATTATCTCATCCGGCCCCCACAATTCTGGGGAAATTACAAGGGTTATTACACCTGTAAAATTCAACCTAAGGCTTCTGCTGggcaatattattttaaagagctACTTTTTCAAATATAACCTCAACAGTTTTCTCAAGTCACAGGAGATGGGGGTCTCGAAAACATTATACATTAAGTCACTTTACAAGTGAGCAATCACTTAACTGCAAAATCACAACGGGCACCAAATTACCTTTGGCTGATTTGGGCTAATGTCCCTGTCAGATTTATGGATAAgaaaatgactatttttaaaatctgtaatccACTTGTCTTTATAATGTAGACTGGCATCTAATCTGAGTAAAATGACCATTTCTTTTACAGAAATGATCAAGAGTGGAACATCTAAAACTCAGCAGGCCTTAACAGGGGATTTTTATGGAAACGTAACCAAAACTTATACATTAGCTCCAGCCAACATTACCATGCTACAGTGTACAGCTGAGAGTACAATTAGCTCATTATTAAATTACTCATCtgttggttaaaaaaataacacaaacttaagttttttttaaaattcattctcacAATTTTGTGAATACTTTCTGACAAAGGCCTTAAACAGTGTCTGAGGGCACATTTATGAAACAACCTCctctaaaataaaatggacaattttGAGCTTTTAAACTAACTGATTTTTCAAGAGCTCCTAACATCATTTGGGGAGATGGCAAACAGAGAACTGTATCTTAATTGAAATAAGGCATTTCAGTTATCAAGACTGAGGAATAGTTCTAAGTTATCTATATTCAGTGGTGGGAAAATGCTATGTAAAGAAATCCTTATTTTATACTAGAGTTGCACAATTCAAATTCACCTATAAAATAGTGTGAGATGTGCCTTACTATAAGAGCATGTAAGCCCTCCTACCCCCTCccaaaaaaaggaatattaaatCACTTAAAATCCAATTGCTCACCGTTCACCCCAAAATTACTGAGATCAACTAATGTAGATTTGCTGTACTTGCAaagttttcctttccttaaaaaaaaaaaggttgttcaCGCATATAATTCTTATACCAGAAGGTTAGAGGCAAATGATTTCAAAAATTGATGTCTGATATTTCTAGAATAATTATCTAAATCACAAACTATTCTTAATTTATGTGGCAGTTCAAATATTCCATCAAATTTTCCCATAGTAAACAAGATATTAAAATCTCTTCATCAAAAGGTTGCAGAGCAACCATTTATATCCAAATCACCTTTTTCAAtggtaaaattaaatatacaaccTAGTAAAATGAGTAaggatatcttttaaaaaattaaacttcaatTATTTAACCAGAAAGTAAGTCTaatgcttttttgtttatttaccaTTCTTCGTTAGAAGTTTTTTACTGAGTAAAGATGAAATAAACCTAATGTGACTGTTCGCAATGATGACTCCTTAAATACCCCTACATCAACCCTCAGAATAAAATGTCAACACAAAAATACAAGTGATCAGGCTCATTAAACTCACAGGTAAACTGAGTTTTTCTCAAACCAATAAGGAGCTTTTTATTCAGAACAATTTCATTAAGACATTTGCAGGGCAAATATGCCATCATAAATTTTATTCTGAATAACAATAAAGTGCTGAATGATAATTACCTGAATCTTTTTTAGtacttttcacttattttttcttaagttaaaaGAGCCCTTTCTGTGGCATTAGCaaagctgtgaaaaaaaaaaatccaaaaaaaaaacaaagaaagaagggagggaggcaagaaagaaaagaaaggaagagagaaagaaaaagaaagaaagaaaagaaaagctaattTTCAGTAAGGGAAGAGGAAGCACTGCAACCTTTTGTGTTTAATTAGGGTGACAAATAATTGAGACCAAAGTAATTCATGCAAGTTATCTTCAAAGGTATACTTAAGCTTGAAGAAAGAAGGAACACTGTTACTGACCTTTGATACTATGGCAGTAAATTGCATACTAAAAATACCTTAATTATCCTAGATGCCTAGATCTGGCTTGGCAAGCATCATGCCACTGACATGCTTCAgctcttttttgtaaataaaagtgaTTTGCAGTTCCATTACTGAATATTTCAGTGTGACTCATTAAGCTGTGTGATAAACTTTGAGGTTAAATTTAAGCAAATTCTCTACACCTAATCACATCATCAGCACAAGCAGGACAATGCTGGCGCAGCATGAAAGGTGGGTCACTTTATAAAGATTCTTCCTTTTACCGCATGATATATTAAGACGACAGACCTAAATTTCAACTGGGTTAATGAGTTAGAATAGCTTTGTTTCCCAAATTTAGCACACAATAATTTCAGTGGATTAGAGAAAGAAACCtcagatgtaaagaaaaaaacaacaaaaaagcttgAGCTCTGGTAGCTAACCTGTAGCTCTAAAAATTGTCATGCTACAAGAGTACTTTCATAAAATGAACTTTGTAACATACTTAACAGTGTTTCAGAGTTGAAGTTGACCAACTGCTGCATAGAAAATATGCTAACATACAACAGTCAAGTTGAAGCCAGTGCATAGAGAAGATAAAGCACTTATGGTAACTGCAAATGGTAACAAGTCCATAGTTTGTACAACCTAACATGGATCCATAAGGGGAAAGAAATTGATAAGTAGAAATGGTTAAGTTAAAAATGAGGTGGGAACGGGAAAAGcttggagaagagaaggaagaagcacAAAAAGACCTTCAATTGTATAAAATTCACAAAccagaaaagtataaagacaCCACTGAAAAATGGTTAACTCTGTCCCAAACACCCAACAGCAAACAAAACCAGAATGGATAAGCCTTTGGCAGACAATTTTAGAAATCTGAATATGAGATTACATTTCTCAATAATTCACAAACAATATATTATAtggtatatttatattaaatactgGGAAACCAATCCTGTAAATTTGATGCTTACAATGCTTTAGCCAATGAGAGCACGATGAAATCAAGCTAAATGAATGCTGGTGTTACCACAACAGTGCTCATTTATGAAACAACTGTTACCAATTCGTGCTTCAACAGTCAAATTATCATCTATGAAGTGAAACGAAGGTCTCTAGCTTTTCTGGGATATGCCCTTTATAGTATATTCTATGATTCACTATGACACGAGCAGCAAGACACTGCAATGTGGTATGATTTATAGGCTGGATCAAATTTTTAGCTATTTCCTTCTCGTCCAGCAAGTCACTAGCAGTTTGTTTGTGCAAGTTTGTGGCATCAAAATGTGCACCTGATTTAATAAGGAGATTCATGATGTCTGGATGGTTGTTCAGAGCAGCAATATGGAGGGGACTGTTGTCATCTGAGTCTCTGACGTTCACATCAGCACCACATTCTATCAGTATCGCAGTAACTTGCAGAGATGGAAATTTACAAACAGGGTACCGCCCTACACAGGTAGTATTCTTGTccacagccagatgaagagggcTGAAGTTATTCTTTCCCCTTGGATGCAGCTTAAGAAACCTGtatatggttttctttttgaaatgatcCTGTTCTAGAGTACAAGGAACTTTTTCTAATAAGCAAATCAAGTGCAAAATAATGGAAAGAGCCTTATTTAACTGTAATGGGTCTGCTGGACACTGAGTTTGTTTGATCGCTCGCTCTATTTCAAGGACACTTTTGCACAGTATGCCCATAAGATCATCAAATGTAACAGTGGTGCCCAGCAGACCTTTAGCCCTATCCTGTAGCATAAAAGAGAACAGTTCTGCAAAAGATAATAAGCTGCTGGCAGTCATCGGGCTTAGAGGGTCCAAATTGTTCTGCTGCATATCCAAAGCATACTTCCATAGGTTGATGCATCGTTTGAAATTTCCAGAGTCTGCATAGACAGCGCCTCTATATCTAATATAGTAAGAGGTGTCAGGATGAGAAGGACCGAGAATACGTTCTCTAATTAATAGTGCCTGCATTCTCATCTCATCAGGATCAGCAATAAGACCTTCTAGCTCTTCTGCACTGTTTACCTCCTTGGCATAATCATAAGCCATTATTAGTGTCTGTGGTACTGGTTTGCTAATTATATTAGTCCTATCACTGTACCTCATGTTCATTGCCTTTTTCCAGTATTTCAAAGCCCCAAGGAGATCTCTTTTTTTGTCTACAAATGTAGCTCCCAGAAGCTCTAGAGCATTGATCCTTTCTGTCTTGCTGGTCTGTGCATGGTGAGTCAGGAAATCCACAATATTTGTGTGACCAGTCACACTTGCTGAGAGAAGGGGAGTCATTCCATAACCATCCTTTTCCATCTTGGCACAATACATAAGAAGCATCTTCATGATGTCCAAACTTCCAGATTCTGCGCAATCATGCAATGCAGTATTACCttaaggaggaggaaaaaaagagataacatATTTGAGGGACCAGGATACAAtgtaatacatatgtatactTTAGAATCTAAAGAAAAGCAGGCAGCTCCAAGCTGCCCTCAATGGGACATACTTTAATTtgattacaaataagaaaaaatgatccCCAGCACCTAAAACTAATGTCTGACACacagcagggggaaaaaaaatattggttaaatTCTTTGAATAAACGAAATGACAAAATTAggcatgaaaagatattcaaagtcactaaatgaaattcaaaattaatcCACGACCTcttgatatttttcaataatgTTTTCAAGTGTATATTCTACAACTAAAAACTGATGAAATGAAATTAACCAGCTATTTATAGTTTTGCTGACAGTCACTTAACTTTCTGGGTCAGACTCCacatttataaataagaaatctAGTCTGTAATACCTAAGAGTCTCCAATTTGATTCTAAgagtcagaaattattttttcagtatttctgaTTGCCAAGTGAACCTCAGCTGTTTTAGTCAAAAATCTTGGTAACAAAGTACAATACTTTCTTCAAAAAACTCACATAAGAAAAACAAGTCCACTGAAACCTAAAAAACATGTGGGTGGTTCAACATGAACTTTAAAAGGAGACATCTGAGGTGTCCTTTCATAATGGATTATTTCCCactgtaatttaattttcttaaacattcTTTTTAGATGTACTAAATGTTCTAACACCGTCCGATTCTTCCCACACATGGATTAAAACTGACAATAGACACTGGCACATTAGTAAAAGCCTGTATGGATGGAACATACTAAGACATAGCCACTCAAGTTATTTTAGCTACCtaaatttaatataaacattCTACTAATGATCAAAACAGAAATTATCATGCAGACCTTTGATATTTACATACAATGTTTACAGAAAATTTCAACAGTCTTTTTAGGCATGTGTGTGAAAAATAACTAATATAGCTGGCTGAGACAGCTATCTTTAGAAAGACCTGCTTGCAAGGATGGCCCTGGGCTGGCATCTGGAATGTTGTTGGGTAAACAGTTTCAAGATATAAAACTTTCCCTAAATGATAAGGGTGGCTTTTATGCTGActacctgctttccttctgggactctggaATTTTGCATATGTGCTCAGCAGAGGGTGCCTATGTGACCAGTGCCCAATAAAAACCTGGACATTGAGTCTCTAACCATTCTCTAATCAACCAAAATGGGTTTCCCTGGGCAGGAATATTGCACACATGCATTTATGTTGCTAGGGGAAGACTGCTCTTTGCGACCTCTCACAGGAAGGAGAGAGCATAAAAAAGCCTGCACAAAGATTCCTCTAGACCCCAACTGTGCCTTTCCTCTCATGATCCAGGTACATGTCCTTATTATATCACTGTAATAAATCTTAGCCATGAGTACAACTGTATGCTAAGTTACCTGCAAACATGGGGGTGGCCTTGAGGACCCCTGACACAGGATGTGTACTAGAAAGTTGTTTAAACCTGAATACTTCACGTAACAGATCTacagataaaattcaaaaaagcaCAAGTTGTAATACATTAGGACTTTAAATCTCTTCACAAGTTTATCCTGTTTATTAGTCTTCCATGATATCTATAGGGATTATATTAAAACATCTGGATATGTTAATTGTGACCCAGAATTCCAATGGTCTACAATGGAAGGGTGTCTGATAGAATGTTTTAGCAATGTGTATGGTAACCAACCACTAAGAGAGCCCAGAACTTCTGACTACTAATGTTCATTTGctcaaaataatttcaattaaaCATGACTACtactaagtatatttttaaaactcttttgaaTTAAGGATCCCTAATATTCccattttctctaagaaatagacaatataatagaaatataaagagaagGCTTAGATGGCATTCTTCTCTATTCagaataataaattaagaaaaagaatgcagcaaAAGCCAGTCTTTTAAGTAACCGAATTGACGTATTGGAAAAatgcagaatatatatattttgaatacatcATATACtgaaaaaatgttctgttttgttttttaaaggaataagagACTCTCACATCTAGTATTGGCAGAGGTAACATGATCACCCTCCCACTAAGAACCAGAAAAgctgaaaaatgcatttttaaaaaatctgtatgaCCACCTGTAAGAGCTCACAGGGAGACAACATccaggagaataaagaaaattagtTAAGTAAAGTCCAGAATTTGGGGAAGCTTTCCCCAACAACCTCTACTGATTCTGGAATAGGCAGCTAAAAAACTGGGCAGAGCTTTTGACCTTTCAGGGCTAGAGGAGAAAACTGGAGTCCAAAGCCCATTAAGAAATCCCTATACACTTTAGGTTATAGCTCTGAAGGGCTGCTCTCTAGGAGTTAAGGTGAAGTGCAAAGAAACCAGCGTACACAGGCActgaaatgcaagttaaaatcatCTTGATATTGAATTAAAGTAATCCAGAACTGCTAGTATATATGTAATCAAAAGCCAGAAGCAAATACAAATACTATTTAGATGAAGATATTATCATACTAGagctcaaattatttttatatattcttcatatataATGTTTGGTATCCAATCAAAAATAATggacagaagagaaaacaaggaaCCGCAACACAAAAACCAAGGATAAGAGCTAAGAGAAAAGCCCAATAGAAGATCTAGATAATACAGTTATCAGACACAGactttaaagtaataattatgcTTAGAgtattcagatatttaaaaaaaaatttgagaattagACAGAAAACTGTAAACTACAAAGAAGAACCAAACGgacattctagaactgaaaagcTCAATGGGTGGCTTTAAAAGTAGACTACACACAGCTGAATAGAGAATTAGTGAACTAGAAAATTAAGTCAGATGAAAATACATAGAAAGAAGcatgaaagtgaaaggatggaaaaacagGAGACTGTAAGAGACAGAGGAAACGATGTCAGAAGGGATAACATGCTTAAAACCAGAATTATAGACTAAGAAAATAGGCCCaaagcaatatttaaagagataaagtTTGAGAATTTTCTGAAGCTGATGAAAGATTAACCATaaatttaataagttttataaacaacaaggataGACAAAAAGAAAGCCACACTGAGGCACTCTACAGCAGAACCGTTAAAAactaaggacaaagagaaaaatcttaaaacgAAAGAATAGGTGGAAATGACCTGCAAAAGAACAACAATTAGACTGACAGCAAAGTTCTAATCAGAAACAAGAGAAGCCTTAAAGcactaaaggaaaataaatgccaGCTTAGAATTCTGTGAAGTAAAGGACCGTTTCaggtgagaaagaaaagatgagcCGCATGGAAGCCTGTAAAGGACAGCATCAACATTGACAGAAAGGGTAAATTTGTGagatatctaaataaatattgatgttaaaaataatatcttgTAACAGGGTTTGAAACACATATAGAAGAAAAATGCTTGACAGCAATAGCATAAAAGTAAGGAGGGTTAATTGGAGTTGAAGTATTCTAAGATTTCTGCCTTGCTTGGAAAGagctaaaattagaaatttatgtTAGCCTTTGATAAGTCAAAGTAGTACTATCTAGAGTAACCACTAAAATAGAAGAGGGTATGCATGCATATAATTACTATATATTctctaataaagagaaaaaatgaaaaataatccaaacaaagacagaaacaaagcaaaacaggtagacaaataaaaatcagtaaatagCTAAGAGATTAAAGCCCAAATATATAAGTAGTTACATTAAATACAAGCAAACTAAATGTtccattaaaagacaaaaactgtcagactgaaaatacaaacacatagaacTCAACTacatgctgcttacaagagaaataccttaaatgtaaggaTAAAAAAAGGTTgaagtgaaaagatgaaaaagtatatatactttATGCAAAAATTAACCATAAGAAAGCTGTCTGATATTAAAATATCAGAttaagtagactttaaaacaaaatgcatgATTAcagataaacattttataatgacataaaattcaaaacagaaagatataattctaaatttgttttcacctaaaaacagcaaaataaagcaaaaatcaacagaaCTACAAGGAAAATCAGATAAATCCACTCATAATACATTTGAACACACCTTTTTCAGTTTAGAAGACCAAAACCAATAAGgatattgaaaattaaatgaacactatagaatttaacttttttctaaGGACACACGGAGCATATACAAATGCTGActacattctgggccataaaatgaGACTCACACAAATAAATGTCAAGGGACTGAAATCACTGAATATGTTCTAAGTCCACAATACAAGTTAGATTAAAAAcaagcgaaaaaaaaaaaaaaaaaaaaccctagaaaaatctccacatatttgaaatttgaaaatatacttcTAAAATAGCCCACGGGTCAAAGAAGGAATTCcaatagaaagtagaaaatatttttagctggATGATAATAAAAACGTTAAATAAAAAATCTTGTGGGATATGGCTAAAACTATGCTTAAATGTACATTAGAAAAGAATGGCTTCTTGAAAAAACAGCTAAGTTTCCATCTCAAGAACTTATAGGGGAAAAACAATATATTAAACCTAGAGAGACtagaagcaaataataaaaagcagaaataaatgaagaaaaaaggtaCCAGTATGCTAGCACggcattttttcccctaaattgtATTAACTATTGCAAACTTATATTAATAACTATGCAAAGTAGAGAAGATAAACTTGTTCTACAAATAGAAACCAGAGAAATTGGTAGTAAAATAAAAACCCATGTCTCCCAATTGCCATTTCAGTGTATTGCTCATTACTAAGGTCATATTTTAAATGCTAGTCATACTACACTCCAGTGAATAAGCTATTTCTAATATAAACCAAGCCTCATAATAAAACTTCCACCAATCATATTACTTTCCAGCTCAAAAGCTTTCATGCTTCCTCTAAAGAAATAGCTGAAAATCTTTAAGATTTCAAAATTCTACAGCATTGATTCTCAAAGCACTATCTGTGTGAGGATGAGAAAGCAACAAGGCAGAAATCTATAGTTTTAGAAGGCATGTCATGTGAAGTAAAGCTTAATCTTGGTAGTGGGAATACACATAAGAAGATATACTAtgggaaacagatttttaaaaagagaaatatttcccTAACCTACCTCTCTAGCCTCATTTCTTGTCATCTCCAGTATGAATGCTGCTCTGTGAATCTAGCCCAGGAGccagcaaacttcttctgtaaagggctagatagtatTCCAGCTTTTGCAGTCCATAAGGTCTCTGTTGTAATCACTCAACTCTACCATATAACAAAAAGTATCCGTAGGCAATTGGTTAAATTAATGGACATGACTGTTttccaacaaaactttacttATGGACATTGAAATGTGGCTTTTgtgtaattttcacatgtcatgcATGATATATCAttcttcatttgattttttttttcaaccattaaaaaatataaaaaatatatcttagtTCTCAGGCAGTACAAAAACAGGGGGTGGGCAGGATTTGACCTCTGGGCCAGAGTTTGCCAACACCTTCTCTAACCCAAAAGACATCATCAATACCAGCCATACACAAGGCAAAGAAACTGCTTAGGCTTCCCATCACTGTATTCTAAGttacctctcccagcccctggaataGTCCCGCTTACTTCCACCTCCATGCCTCTTCTCTTAATTTTCCTGTCAATATACTCtttcttctttacctttttaacttcttttcctcCAAGTTTCACCAGAAATTTCAGCTGCTCAAAGAGGCCTTCTTGGTTATACTATGTCAATTTATCATTTTGAGAATGCCTGGTGAATAAATGTTTCATTCATCCTGGTAAGTACTCATGTTATATCTACTATTATAATCTTATGTAATACCTTACATAATATGTTAGTGCTTCACAAATAGGTTTTCTTACCTAAACTGTCTATTCCTAAAGTACACAGAGCCTATGTTATATTTCCTTTATATCCCAGATAGCAGTTAGCACAATATCAAAGCTAAGGtagattcttaaatttttaatacttgatatcacaaaaaatgaatcaaataaggacaaaataactttaaaaagtaaaatcttagggcttccctggtggcacagtggttaagaatccacctgccaatgcaggggacacgggttcgagccctggtccaggaagatcccacatgccatggagcaactaagcccgtgcaccacaactactgagcctgcgctctagagcccgcgagccacaactactgaagcctgcaagcctacagcccatgctccgcaacaagaaaagccactgcaatgagaaggctgtgcacctcaacgaagagtagcccccgctcgccgcaactagagaaagcctgtgcgcagcaacgaagacccaacacagccaaaaataaataaatacattaaaaaaaaaaaaagtaaaatcttagCAGGAGGGGATCACCTTTATTATTCTGACAGGTTAAGTATATAACCGCCACACTTTCATGCCCTGGAAGCCCTAAAAAATTTCTGAATTATAACCTAGACCATTacttaaaagttaagaaaacagaggtcaaaaaaaaaaaaacccaatacaaAACAAAAGCATCATCTTCCAGCAACTATGTCATGTGTCCAAGTGTCTTTACATAGTATATTTTGATAAAGTTGTAATCAGAAAATATACAACTGTTTCCTGCTTTTCACCTACATCTTAGTCATTTTGTCATGTTCCATGTATATAGTCTACATGAACTATTTACATAGATACTACATAATCACTCTTAATGGCGTTATGGTTAAAGTTCAAGTAAGGAGGCATGTCATAATTTACATAAACACTTCTCTCTTGATGGACATCTGCATTCCTTCAGAATTTTCACTATTAAAATTAATGCCTAAAAAACTATAAGGACAGATAACAGACCAGTGATTGCCAGAGGGGGGGTGCTGAGAGAATAGTTAACTGCAAAGGGGCATACAGGAAGTTTTCATTCCACCTCTATTGTAGTGGTGGTTAAATTATTACAGtttatgtttttcaaaacttagagaactgggcttccctgatggcagagtggttgagaatccgcccgccaatgcaggggacacgggttcaacccctggtccaggaagatcccacatgccgcagagcaactaagcccacgcgccacaactactgagcctgcgctctagagcccgcgagccacaactactgaacccgtgtgccacagttactgaagcccgcacgcctagaccccatgctctgcaacaagagaagccaccgcaatgagaaacctgcacacctcaacaaagagtatttcccactcgccgcaactacagaaagcccacgcgtagcaagcaagacccaacacagccaaaaaaaaaaaaaaaaagtaattgtggtgatggctgcacaactctgtgaccATACAAATCTGTGACCATACTAAAAACCAAcgacggcttccctggtggcgcagtggttgagagtctgcctgccaatgtaggggacacgggttcgagctctggtctgggaagatcccacatgccacgtagcaacaaagcccatgagccacaactactgagcctgcgcgtctggagcctgtgctccgcaacaagagaggccacgacagtgagaggcccgcgcaccgcgatgaagagtggcccccgctcaccgcaactagagaaagcctgcgcacagaaatgaagacccaacacagccaaaaataaattaattaattaattaaaaaccaaTGATGGGTGGTTTTTAAGTGCGtgaatggtatgtgaattatgtctcaaagctgttttaaaatcaaagtatttgtttttagtaAAGTATAAGTTTTGATTGATAGAAATAGCAATTAAAAGGTCTTTTATCATAACAGATTTGTCTGGAAATGCACAAAAACAGTTCtcattgtaacagggaagagccaattttgactccatgttggatctgtttctttgactttagcctttgcttttcCTTGCTTTTGTTATCATAATCATACATAAttgcctgcctcagggaaccc from Balaenoptera musculus isolate JJ_BM4_2016_0621 chromosome 3, mBalMus1.pri.v3, whole genome shotgun sequence encodes the following:
- the FEM1C gene encoding protein fem-1 homolog C isoform X1, with translation MDLKTAVFNAARDGKLRLLTKLLASKSKEEVSSLISEKTNGATPLLMAARYGHLDMVEFLLEQCSASIEVGGSVSFDGETIEGAPPLWAASAAGHLKVVQSLLNHGASVNNTTLTNSTPLRAACFDGHLEIVKYLVEHKADLEVSNRHGHTCLMISCYKGHKEIAQYLLEKGADVNRKSVKDLLREVFRFKQLSSTHPVSGVLKATPMFAGNTALHDCAESGSLDIMKMLLMYCAKMEKDGYGMTPLLSASVTGHTNIVDFLTHHAQTSKTERINALELLGATFVDKKRDLLGALKYWKKAMNMRYSDRTNIISKPVPQTLIMAYDYAKEVNSAEELEGLIADPDEMRMQALLIRERILGPSHPDTSYYIRYRGAVYADSGNFKRCINLWKYALDMQQNNLDPLSPMTASSLLSFAELFSFMLQDRAKGLLGTTVTFDDLMGILCKSVLEIERAIKQTQCPADPLQLNKALSIILHLICLLEKVPCTLEQDHFKKKTIYRFLKLHPRGKNNFSPLHLAVDKNTTCVGRYPVCKFPSLQVTAILIECGADVNVRDSDDNSPLHIAALNNHPDIMNLLIKSGAHFDATNLHKQTASDLLDEKEIAKNLIQPINHTTLQCLAARVIVNHRIYYKGHIPEKLETFVSLHR
- the FEM1C gene encoding protein fem-1 homolog C isoform X2; the protein is MDLKTAVFNAARDGKLRLLTKLLASKSKEEVSSLISEKTNGATPLLMAARYGHLDMVEFLLEQCSASIEVGGSVSFDGETIEGAPPLWAASAAGHLKVVQSLLNHGASVNNTTLTNSTPLRAACFDGHLEIVKYLVEHKADLEVSNRHGHTCLMISCYKGHKEIAQYLLEKGADVNRKSVKGNTALHDCAESGSLDIMKMLLMYCAKMEKDGYGMTPLLSASVTGHTNIVDFLTHHAQTSKTERINALELLGATFVDKKRDLLGALKYWKKAMNMRYSDRTNIISKPVPQTLIMAYDYAKEVNSAEELEGLIADPDEMRMQALLIRERILGPSHPDTSYYIRYRGAVYADSGNFKRCINLWKYALDMQQNNLDPLSPMTASSLLSFAELFSFMLQDRAKGLLGTTVTFDDLMGILCKSVLEIERAIKQTQCPADPLQLNKALSIILHLICLLEKVPCTLEQDHFKKKTIYRFLKLHPRGKNNFSPLHLAVDKNTTCVGRYPVCKFPSLQVTAILIECGADVNVRDSDDNSPLHIAALNNHPDIMNLLIKSGAHFDATNLHKQTASDLLDEKEIAKNLIQPINHTTLQCLAARVIVNHRIYYKGHIPEKLETFVSLHR